One Syntrophorhabdaceae bacterium genomic region harbors:
- a CDS encoding TRAP transporter large permease subunit, which produces MNLTIIFLCFFVLLTLSLPISIVLVTTTAIYLFFIAHTPLTSLIQQLFNGLDNFVLLGVPFFILAGNIMAEGAISNRLVNVM; this is translated from the coding sequence GTGAACCTGACCATTATATTTCTTTGTTTCTTTGTCCTCCTCACCCTCAGTCTTCCCATATCCATCGTCCTGGTCACCACAACGGCGATCTACCTGTTTTTCATCGCCCATACCCCTTTAACATCCCTCATACAGCAGTTGTTCAACGGTCTTGACAACTTCGTCCTCCTTGGCGTCCCTTTCTTTATCCTCGCCGGCAACATCATGGCAGAGGGCGCCATATCGAACAGGCTTGTCAACGTGATGAA
- a CDS encoding TRAP transporter small permease subunit, with product MDRFIKKLNKVEDALVAFTLLGVAMLTFVETGLRYTISYTFTWFGEVANYTIIFCTYLGASIGVKYGTHFSMEALTEFAPDRISHLLKTVAYLISGCTTILFIYFGIKHLITLQSFGVTSSAMQIPMFIPYISIPLFSIVMSFRFFVQSYKHFRSFIKNEPYARVRKREA from the coding sequence ATGGACAGATTTATAAAGAAACTGAACAAAGTTGAGGATGCCCTTGTTGCGTTCACCCTCCTCGGCGTGGCAATGCTCACCTTCGTTGAAACCGGGCTGAGATATACCATCTCATACACCTTTACCTGGTTTGGAGAGGTGGCAAACTACACGATCATATTCTGCACATACCTCGGCGCATCCATCGGCGTCAAGTATGGAACCCACTTCTCCATGGAGGCCCTTACGGAGTTCGCGCCCGACAGGATAAGTCACCTCCTTAAGACAGTGGCATACCTGATCTCCGGCTGCACTACGATCCTCTTTATCTACTTCGGGATCAAGCATCTTATAACATTACAATCCTTCGGTGTGACAAGTTCTGCCATGCAGATACCGATGTTTATCCCTTATATCTCGATACCGCTTTTCTCAATCGTGATGTCCTTCAGGTTCTTTGTGCAGTCCTACAAACATTTCAGGAGTTTCATAAAAAATGAACCCTACGCCAGGGTGAGGAAAAGGGAAGCGTGA